Part of the Henckelia pumila isolate YLH828 chromosome 2, ASM3356847v2, whole genome shotgun sequence genome is shown below.
GTACTGTGGTGGGGTGGCTCCACAGGTTCACGCATGGTAATTGATGTTAAATGTTTTTAACGTTTCTTGTCCTAAATCTAATATAGCTTTCTTGCCGTACCAACCAAGAAGAAAATTTTTCATTCACCCAAACAAATGGTGaagaaaaagaaggaaaaaaaaaccaaGCAACATTATGAGACTCTATTAACCGATCTAGATACATAGAAGAATTCTGAAACCACCGGTTTCTGTAATCTTCGCTTGATATCTTTTTGCGCACATTAATTGCACCAATAACGAATTAATATTGTCAAACAAAATTAGTTAGTTATATAAATTGGTCGATACTTATGAAATTGCTTAAATGGACAAATATGCATGCACGTAAATGCAAGGGCGGAGCCAGGAATGAAAAGTACCTGGGGCTGGCTCAGCCCTGCGTtagacaatatatatatatatatatataccatttgggtagtgattgaccgtttgacaaagtctgcttgttttattccgtatcggatgacatatcgtcacgatcagatgaccgagttgtatgttagagagattgtcagatttcacggtgtgccgagatcgattgtttcagaccgagatcctcggtttacttctcatttctggcacagtctacaggaggctcttggtactcgtttgcacttgagtacagcatatcatcctcagaccgacggtcaaccAGAGCGGACaattcagactctggaggatatgctacgagcagtagtgcttgattttggcactagttggcaggactCGTTGCCTcttgtggagttttcgtacaacaacagcttccagacgagtataggaatggcaccattcgaagcgttgtacgggaagaagtgcagatctcctctgtattgggatgagatgtctgagtccccagacttgggaccagatatgattcgtgatatggctgagcaggtgaagattattcgattgagaatgaagactgctcaggaccgataagcgaagtatgcgaatatctaTCGCAAACCTCTatctttcgatcagggagaccgagtattcttgaaaatttctccgtttagaggtactgttagatttgggaagagaggaaagttgtcaccgagattcatcggtccgtatgagattttgcAGAAGATAGGTGATCTAGCCTACagattagcacttcctccttctttatctggtattcacgacgtatttcacgtctcgatgttgaggaaataccatcccgatccttctcatgttcttcaacctgacgaagccgaacttgatgaaactctgagtcatttcgagagaccgattcagatccttgacagaaaggagaaacaactcagaaccaaatcgattctgttggtgaaagttcagtggagtcatcacggagtcgaagaagcgacttgggagacagaatctgatatgaggcagAGATTTTCGGATTTGTTTATCTGACGTGAGTCCTTAATTCTATTCTTGATTCTTATTtctttcttatgagttgatattactgatttcgaggacgaaatctattcttagagggggagaattgtaacgccctgtttttatcttaattgaacttatttgagataatcaatgATTTCAGAATCGAaaagccgactttttattgatcagggactattatgcaatttttggaaatttcgaggactaaaatgcaaattgtggatttgttatattattggaGGCTTTGACTAGTCTTCTTATCTTTCCCCTCATCCCTTCCAACCGCCTCTCCCTCCATTAAAGTGACAAAAGCTtccccaagcttttgtgattccgattttagctcgatccgtccgttggaattcaaTCTCGAgtagatatctgcgatcacagcatcaagtgctccgtttggaagtaagtttctcttatttctacgaggtttgaatttttgaatgtctttagaattgatttatattcggagaggatgttcttgaggttgctgtgatagtatatctaagacggttcggagAAATATCGACGatcggatttgatatgatttttcttatgattttcgaaactTAGATTTTTtagatgtgttgggtttgacttGGAAATGATGTTAGATGATTGATATGAGTAGATTGGATTGATATTCTGCTGTCTGCGATTTCGGTTTGAttagtttatagtcgttatgccgttagtttgagtttcgggatatcgtctttattgatttgattataccgaTTTTGATGAGATTTTACTATCGATATTGGTCATGTGACTTCTTATGTTAGATTGATTCgaagtccttggagttgcgagattgcagcttcgatcagtttggaagattgagccggtatagtatcgacttcTTACTTATCGACCGTagaacactacaagaaaaaccggaaacgacaacggatataatccgttgtcgtaggggtcgAAATACCGTTGTACTTTTATGTGTTGTCGTAAGTataacatacgacaacggtttatatccgtCGTGGATTCCAACATATGACAACGGATATGCAACATTAAATATATGTTGTCGTACACACTTTTTGACCACGGTTTATAACCGTTGTCTTAAGTTGTCTTTTATGACAGTTATAAACAGTTGTCTATGTTGGCATACGACAACAGATTTGCAACACTTTATATCCATTTTCGTATGTTGAGAAATAACcacattttaaaaatgatgtcttATGTAGGTGTACGACAACACATATGCAACTgcttatatccgttgtcgtttgctTATTATTCAACCacgttttaaaaccgttgtcgtatattatttttaacaaCAATTTATAACCATTGTCTTAAATTGCCTTTTCACAAGAGTTATTATTCACAATGAATTCAAAAACCattgtttattttaattagtgGTATATAcccatacaaaataaaatatttactacaAGCATAAAATAtgtgaaataatatatatcttcAAGTCTCAAAAGCTGTGACATGCATCTAAATACTTTTGAAGAAATTGTAACGCTAGTAATTTCGAACCCAACATGTCATGGAAGTTGTACAAAAAATATAGATCTACTTATCTGACCGAATTTACAAGTATTTTCGATCACTATTTTCAAAAACAGCTTCTCCTCAATTGTTAAGAGTTCGATCTTGAAACAAAGCGCTTCTCCTCAATTTCCCAAAACAGCTAGTTCATTCCACAGCTTCATGCCCATGCCCGACATGACTTCCAGTCACCCGACAGCCAAAACTATAAGTAATAGCAAATACCAAATAGTGTTACAAGCCAATTACGAAATTAGGGCACATTAGTGTCCTATAACAGGCACATTTTAATACTTTACATATTGTggtcatattcaattcatttgCTTACATTTTCAGACGTCAACACTACATAAAATATCTTAGAGTTCCCTACAAGAATTTGAGCATCTTGGCAACACAACCCCGTTCTGGCTCCAAAAGATCCAGACTCGGGTAAAACATCAATTTGCATGTAATCATCAATGAAAGTTTCATAATATGGGGCACTCTTTTCTGTTTTGATTGTGTCTTCATTCCTAAGATGTAACTTTACGGAGCAACTACCTTTCTCTTCAATCTTAGAGGCACATGCACCATTTTTGAACATTTCTTCCAACTTTTTTATGCGTTCGTCTTGATCTGCAAGGCGAGTAGATTGTTCTGAAATCAATAGTTTTGCCTCTGACAACTCTTTTTATGCTGCATCAATAAGTGGCCATCACCAGTAGGACTCTTCCATAATGTACCAACATTAAAGTAGACAGTTGGAGTTATATGACCTCCAACACCCCTGACACATCCAGCATGCTCTTCTGAATCAAGTACATTTGAAAGGATATCCTTTTTTGACCCTTCAAAGTGCAACTTACCATCCCGTTTTTTTTGCACATATTCATCCTGTCAAGcacaagaaatatttttttaccaaAAACCAGTTTAGTTGAATAAATACTATTGGATTCATGTACTTATTACATACAATCTTTTCTATTTTCATTTTCAGATCATCTCCTTCAACTTCACCCTCCTTATTCACCCGTCCTTTCTTCCAAATAAGAGCCCGAttgacatcatcatcatcacatAATTCACTTGCCTTCAAACaagataaaaaatattatttttattgtttcttCTTGTAGGGGGCAATAGTTATTCAAAGCTAATTATCAAATGATTGCCATTGTTATAGAAGATAGGCTATGAAAAAAATACTTACTATTTTATCAGCAAATTATGCATAACCTTTACGGGAAAGCCGATGTGGGTATATGTTCTgcattcttctctttttttgcTCAGCACTTAAGTTCTAGTTAAATAATTCTCCACATGTGTTAATGTATCggtatatataataatgacatgttaaattgtttttaagaACTAATTAATAATCGATCTTACCATGAAGTCAACGGACATGCGAGTGATTACAAAGGAACTCCAATCATCCCGTGGAATACCGTAGCCACTTGGCGGTTCTTTCAACTCCTCTGGTTTATCAAGCTTCGAGAAAATGAACTTCTCAGTTAGATGCGCCTTGCCGCCACTTACTATTCGCTGAATGCAAACAGCCCTTCTTCCAGCTTGGGCTAATATTATATGTCAGCTGTAAAGAAAAGTAGATATCAACCCATACataacatttaatttatttaaactaTCAAATACTTCTTAATTACATTAACTGATTCCCATATTAATTCTTTAACATCACTTGGAACTTGCTTCCAAGTCTTGTAACTGATCTTAATCTTTTCTCGAGCGAGAACTCCTATATAACTCTGCATTTCAGCCGCAAACTCTCCTATTGGCTGTCCAATTTTATTGAACATTACATCCTTTCTAACTCCCTGCACCCTTTGCCTAACGACCTTATTCAAACTTGTACGTCCTCTAGAACTTCTTGTCATCTCGGTCTCAGTAGATTCCACCGGTTCTGCCTCATTGTGATAACCCTTACGAAACTGTTCACGAGCTTCCATAGTGCCAGAAATTAGAAGATTATTCAATGCCAAATCAGACCTCAAGTTTCCCCAATGACAGTTCCTGCAAAAGTTGACATCTTGTTAGGCATACGTATTacaaagaaaaaaagagtgataatGAAAACGAACTATAAATTTCAAGATAAAATACAAAGAAAATAGATTAACGAGATTTATATACTAAACAGTAAAAAAAGGATTTCAGTGGGTTACATTATGCATTGTCAACCCAAGTTCCATCACAATCTTCACGAATGCATGGTGGTTCATTTTCATCTTTTTCATCAACATCCAATGGTTCCATTGGTAGAAATCCTCTAGTAAAAGATTGATAATGAATTACAGAGTTTTCCAACACATCCTCAGATATGAATTCAATGTACTCCTTGGTAGGAGTAGTAAGTACAACATGCCATGTAGGATCTTGAGGATCTTCAATATAAAACACCTGCTTTGCTTGACTGGCTAAGATAAAAGAGTCAGATTTGAATCCAACTCTTTTCAAGTTCACCAACGTGAAACCAAGATCATCAACTTTAATGCCGTTATTATTCTCAACCCAATTACATTTAAACATCGGAACTTGATATTTGTGGTAATCGAGTACCCATATCTTTTGAATGACTCCAAAAAAAATCATGTCTGACACAAATGGATGTTTGTCCTTTGCACTGGCAACTTGCATTGTTTTTGCAATTAAGCTTACTCCAGAGTTTTGAACAACTCGTGTATCATCACACTCTTTTGTATGATAAGTTACCCCATCAATCAGATAGCTAGAGTATTTTAACACTTGATTGCTAGGTCCACGGGCTATCCACTTCAATCTTTCTGATATTTGACAGGTGGAATGACCAACAACACTTCCAACCTATATTTCACAATGTGATAAATTTTATCACGAACTTAAAAACTTATATTTCAATGCTTATGACACTTACACGGTCACGTAACCAGTTAGCAAACGTGCGGTTGTGCTCATCTTGTAACCACTTTTTGGACTTAGCTTTATTGGGAAATTTTTCATTCAGAAATGTCATGTGTtccctaataaaaaaaataaatgtgttTATGTTAACCAATAGATCAAAAAAGTTGAAAGAAATTACTAATAAGTTAGAGAAATTACTCGATATATGGATCAACGTCAACATCATTTTCCAACACATAGCGATGCGCTTGATGCAACTCATCAAGGCTAGTGGAGTGCACTACGGCACCAGATAAAGTCCTAGTAAGTTGTAATTGTCTATGCCTTGTTGGGATCCCAATTGTATGAACATTAGACATGTAGTCGGAGCAAAATTCCACAGCCTCTTCAGCAACGTAACATTCGGCTATACACCCTTTAGGCTGATTGAGATTTTGCACATAGCCTTTCAAGATCTTCATGAATCTTTCAAATGGGTACATCTGCCTATACCAAACAGGTCCACACAATTTTACCTCCCGCACAAGATGGATAGTTAAATGAACCATTATATCGAAAAACgatggtggaaaatatttttcaagcatACACAATAGGGTAACAATCTCTCTTTGCAGACCATCCAACTTTGAGACATCTATCACTTTATTGCATAAAACATTGAAGAACCCACACAACCGGATGATAGTATCTCTAACATGTTTAGGCAAGACATCACGGATGGCGATTGGAAACAATTGTTGCATCAAAGTGTGGTAGTCATGTGACTTGAGGCCAACAAGTTTCAAGTCCTTCATTGACACCAGATTTTTAACATTAGATGAGTAACCTGTCGGGACTTTCATTCCAAACAAAGAATTGCAAAGTTTTCTTTTCTCAGCCCTACTTAGTATATAACAAGCTGCTGGCAAAAAAGTTCTATTCTCCTCCATCTTTGGTGCCAAATCAGTCCTCACATTCATCTCCACAAGGTCTAGTCTAGTGGCTACCCCATCCTTTGTTTTTCCTGGAACATTAAGTAGCGTACCAATAAGACTTTCACAAACATTTTTTTCAATGTGCATCACATCAAGCACATGTCGAACATGTAGATGTTTCCAATACTCTAGTTCAAAGAATATAGATTTTCTTTTCCAACATGATTTTGTTTCCAACTCCTTGCGTTGAAGCTTCCCACTCATTTTTCCCGAACGATAGTTAATCTTATCAACTCTTTCCAACACTTCAAGCCCAGTTAATGGTTTTGGTGCGGGGTTAAACTCTTGTTTCCCATTAAAAGCTTCTTTTTGCCTTCGATAAGGATGATTTCTAGGAAGAAACCTTCGATGTCCTGTATATGACATTTTTCTACTATGCTTCAACCTGGTCGAATATGTTTCTTCCCCACAGATAGGGCATGCTTGATATCCTTTCACAACACAACCTGACATGTTCCCATAAGCAGGAAAATCATTGATTGTCCATAGTAAGACAACTCTGAGCGAGAAATATTCTTTCCGATATGCATCATACGCATCAACAccttgttagagtaggtgcccgtcgagccaatgtgttggccgatggtccttgagagaactattgtatgacaatctttattttaataatatttgacattatttaatttggcaaatctttatctgtatacccatgcaagttgcatagataaagcccttgaatatacaaatagtagaaagaatacgagatggtcatgtgatgactatcatgaaactcatatttggaatactgtatattctaaactgttcctagtcgattcagccgccataaagaaggataaaggccgctcgagcttgagactagtatttgcgatgtgtgtaccatgtttcattggtaggggacatggagatgtccaagcatgcaaataggtgctccttgtagagtgcactgaacaaccctccctaaaggactttccaagtggttctcacttatcgagtggagaagtactagtttatggttgtacaccattagtccttatgacccgggacaacatggagactctatatgctagtgcttcactttgacttgtttaccgactcatctggggtcatcaggtgacaatgttgggtgttgtgacgaaacatataggagttaatgtattgtagtcggggattcaccgcttacctacgggtatggatatcctacgtaatctcatgcatacgtagcttgaaatctctgatcagagtaggtggttattaagaaaggggtttcttgaattgcaccttcgatgcaactacgacatgacacatagttatcgattcaatgacaactctcgataaaccaatggttgtcgaatcggtcgggatatatgagttgaagggaccgtactgtacgctaaccataattgattggttcttgcaggcactatcatttgatacctagggagtcatgtaagagatgctgctagacgtttcacatgactggttgggtactatcagaattgagttttctgacgttcttattatcaaggagttgatcaataagaatggagctatatagggtatgctcatataagggacttgttgatcccgaatcacatggagatgtgaacaaactgctagttgtatcaatgaaccattgagggtcacacaagtactagctttctagatcccgttgagattaaaattagttcaatgtgttgaacaacttataaaggagtttataagtaaaataaattagaagtttgacttctaaattggagaatgaatgaaaaagtaacttttaatttgtgaatgtgtttcaagattaaaagttgacttaaaataattagtttgtgaaaatgttgattttctaaactattagtttgaacttaattaattaattcaagtgttgaattaattttacactagtagattttgtaatgtacaaataattaaattaattcaagtgttgaattaattaaacactatagagtctagtagagctcaaattaatatagtgttgtataattattgatactagtggacttgaatgagttcaatttgaatttaattaattgattaaacttaaatgggtttaggtttaataattaattaaaataagttcaaaatgccatttgaatatatatgtatttatatatgtatatatattaacgtgtatatatatatatatatatgatatatatatatatgtgtgtatggaATATGAAGGGTTAAAGCTTTGagtgcaattttccatgcatgttttggactttttccatgcatggcttaattgtactcattaatccctcatctttaatatattattttgaataatatatacacacatattcCACTCCATTTGAAAGAGAGGTGGCCGAACAcaccattaaaaaaaaattctccaagtttttctttaattttttgtggaagaagaaaaggaaaatctcaatgcaaaattctctaaatattctagtgcatatttagagcggatctagatcgtctagtcgtggacctaattagaaggcttgaagtgttgaatccattttgggcaaggtgtgctcttggaagcttgtagatagtgtttaccatttcaagagcctagttgtttatcaacttggttggagccataaatcaatctttgagattgataggtaaaacttctaaacaccctatggttgtttgattttgaatgctacacaagtgctcggatctcttttgttaaaaattttaatatttccgtTGCGTTTCCGgacacgagttaaccgatcatcttcagtggtatcagagcctaggttactcttttgtgcaGTATTTGATGGATATTatattgaggtcaatttctaaccacatgagaaaatcaagatcTATCAATTTTGGGgctgtttttataaaaaaaaaaattcttttgattttgggCAGCCTATGGGCTGCCCGAAGGGGTCCTAAgggcagccgtgggctgccccatatttttaaattaaaaaaaaaaaaaaattggccggAATCtggcgacggagtttcggtgacgatTATGACTACTTGAGttttttcaaaaggtgttttggaatatcatgtgtcataggccctaaatttttaaatatattatagttgatttttatgaaaaatttaaactttataatatgtgatttttctcataaaataaatagttaaagtgtgactttgattatttatagtaaattgtgatttacgagaaattcaattataaataaattaatttgaaagtaaacaaaggtgtttgtttattttgttaatttattttataattgtggtggttagtgattggaccaagatatataatatttgatcaattgattattgagataattaattgatggtgtatgatatgagatattatgcatgaaggatgatcaaaagcccaagaccaatttgctaggtgtatgctaggatatttttgtgttgaatggttgtaataattatcaaattataaagtgggcttggtttatggcccgtttccaccccatgaaatgtatccctatttgccatggatattttaatgtaaaatatttgatagcggaagttcaagattggaagatggtgggccatgatgaattatgaagaaccaagacatgtaaatattgaaagcttatgtaattgttgcatttgcatctcatgcattccctaggattggacttaggtccgtgtttggctcacacgggccgaaTAGTTTTGGGGCGAATGATCTTccttgtttatttaatatttataatatatgcttgatatattataaataatgagtatgtacgttattattttataataacaaatttgcatgaatccggcataCATACGATTAACATGGcaagtttttaaaattaattaacgatgagaccatttcaaaattaaaaaccctaattttgaattagattcaaaatttatatcaagcccgaaaaggggaattataaatttgtttataatttccatgtcttccatcaacaatggatgcatgatgaacgctaccagtattcaatgctcggctcatattattgggaggcttggatgccggaaagctgtgacatccattgacatggtgatgtgaactacgtggaactcccgtgacttcggctcatattattgggggaactcatgacgaccgtccattaaggttcgatatcgatgggtaaggcttgacacataaagatgaacgacgtcatattattgggtcctaatcaagcgtgagacaaaagtttacgcaagggttgcatggagatgcaattggaaactaccttttaggaattgtgattggctgattttattcgggatcatgattgacTAAATGGACcctatgtacctactgaggaaaggagtttcccgattttactagagggtagtgataatgtcaaaacagtgggagtaaaaatttataaagttaaagtccatactttatatcttactaaatattttaaaatagtcattaacatttatatgttattatttttcagtactagttttttgacaatgtcatcaattcgcaatccctTATctacaatactcgacaaacatataCTGACTGGTCCGAATTAActtgattggctaagaaatctgaaaattgtCTTAAACTCGGAAAAGATTGCATATGCACTTGAAAAGTCGCCCCCTGCTGAGGCTCCGACTGGATGTAGCCCTGCTGAGCTACAAatttacaaggattggtgtgaccatgacttgaaagctaAGTGTTATATGCTGGGTTCTATGTCCGATAAACTGCAGAGACGTTTTGAGGATGCtaagaatgctgctgacattcatttgcatctcaaagagctCTTTGATGAGCAAGCACGCCTGCTTCGGCATGGACATTATatgctgttggaaaactggcgagttcccagaccaattacgattgatacccggtgcagcggaagtttaaaaatttttcatggaacgtttccatggtatgggtatcaaccgttcatcgattgaattacgtgtgtgtaaaatttaaataacaattaaataaattttacctcaaatctcgcaacgagattaatggacaccaacagaacaattctgctcttg
Proteins encoded:
- the LOC140877860 gene encoding uncharacterized protein, with protein sequence MLELRGKPTEAIRGGSVKQVSFYDDDVRYWKHWRNRYAAAEAPSAVNNLTSAFNSPAPSTKRRHFLIICCENKAIFLDLVTMRGRDVPKQDLDHRSLLCITIKFVAYACPNDCILYRKEFEDLSNCLICGMSRWKLGNNSMVNEGIPAKVLWYFPPIPRFQRLFRNKEVSKELTWHADKRICDGYLRHPADSPAWKVVDHKWPDFASESRNLRLAISADGINPHSLMSSAYSCWPVVIITYNLPPWLCCVVKGYQACPICGEETYSTRLKHSRKMSYTGHRRFLPRNHPYRRQKEAFNGKQEFNPAPKPLTGLEVLERVDKINYRSGKMSGKLQRKELETKSCWKRKSIFFELEYWKHLHVRHVLDVMHIEKNVCESLIGTLLNVPGKTKDGVATRLDLVEMNVRTDLAPKMEENRTFLPAACYILSRAEKRKLCNSLFGMKVPTGYSSNVKNLVSMKDLKLVGLKSHDYHTLMQQLFPIAIRDVLPKHVRDTIIRLCGFFNVLCNKVIDVSKLDGLQREIVTLLCMLEKYFPPSFFDIMVHLTIHLVREVKLCGPVWYRQMYPFERFMKILKGYVQNLNQPKGCIAECYVAEEAVEFCSDYMSNVHTIGIPTRHRQLQLTRTLSGAVVHSTSLDELHQAHRYVLENDVDVDPYIEEHMTFLNEKFPNKAKSKKWLQDEHNRTFANWLRDRVGSVVGHSTCQISERLKWIARGPSNQVLKYSSYLIDGVTYHTKECDDTRVVQNSGVSLIAKTMQVASAKDKHPFVSDMIFFGVIQKIWVLDYHKYQVPMFKCNWVENNNGIKVDDLGFTLVNLKRVGFKSDSFILASQAKQVFYIEDPQDPTWHVVLTTPTKEYIEFISEDVLENSVIHYQSFTRGFLPMEPLDVDEKDENEPPCIREDCDGTWVDNA